From the Streptococcus hyointestinalis genome, the window TAAAAATACTATAGCAATATATTTAAACAGTCCTCGAAGCGAAACTAAAAATCGAATAATAAGTAAAGCAAAAGTAACCACTATAAAAAACGTAAAAAATGACATTATTCTCTCCTATCATTCCTTTAACATAAACTAAAAAACTATTATGTACTGTTATTATAATACTATATACTGTTTAAAACAAGGTGTCCTATTCAATAAAATCAAAAAGCTCTACAATCTCTGCAATGCGGTTACCCCTACAGATATTATAGAACCAAATTTCTTTATAATTGCCACTATGTACTCACATCATCTTCCATTTGCTCTTTTATTGTTAGTTAATACTTCTTTTAACAAACGATTAACTAAATAAACCAAACAAATTAGAACTATGAGAAGTAGCAAAAAAAATGCTATAGTTGAACCAAACACAGAATTTATCGCAACAATCAGACTTGCCGCCATAGGGACTGTTAGCGTAATGAGTGTGCTGTAAATACTAAAAATAGAATTTTGTCTTTCCTCTGGAACAGTCTGTAAAATTAAGCTTGTAATCTTGGGATTAGACACACCACCTAAATAACCTATAAAAAGACTTGACAAGAGCACCAAACCTATATTTGAAAGATAACCTAAGCTCACAATCAGTAAAACTGTAAATAATAGCTCTGCCAATATATTATACTCTAACTTCAAATCCCTATACCATTTTAACGGAAAGAGTGAACCTATAATACTAGAAGAAACCTCTACAACTTCTATAATAGTTAAAGTTAAAGCTAGATTTCCTATCAATAAGGATGAATTTCCCACCAATGTCATCGTCATCAAAGAATATAAACCAGATGACACAAAATTCATCGCTAAAAACAAAGAAACAAATTTAAAAATTGCTTTAATATTTACTAAAGATTTTAAATTGTGAATGGTGTCCTTGAAGAATTGGGTTATTTGAGCCTGAACATTAGCACCTGCTGACTTCATCTTGCTCTCTTTATAGGGAAAAGACGACCTTAAAGATAGGGCAAATACAAAAGATAAGGCAAAAAATGCAGCATTAGCTAAACCAAATTGAAAGTAATTATAAGCCAGCAAACTCAACAAAAGCGTTCCTAAAGCCCGCCCCGCTAAAGAAAGAGAATCGTAAAATCCGTTCTGAATACCTAAAGCATAGGACAAATCATCTGCCTTAATTGCCTTTTGATTTAAAGATAAGGTCAAATAACCATTATAGGTGGAGATGATATCACTGATAATATTGATAATAATAATCAAAGTAAAGAGCACCATATTTTTATCGAACAAAGTAAGAACTGCAAAAATAAGGTACAAAAGAACCTGACATAATTTTGTTCTCAATAAATAGCGATATTTATTATCCGTTTTATCCGAAAGATAACCAACAATAAAAGAAAAAACATAAGGTAGCGAAGCTACAATACTAGCTATTCCCACTGCTAACTCAGGATTTGGAAACGTTGCAGCATAGATGATAAAAACAAGATCAAAAAGCGTCTTCCCTAACACAGAAAAACTATTAGACAACAAAAGCTGTCTAAAGGTCGGATTTTTCACAAAAAACTTTATCACATCAAACTCCTATAATATTCAAAACAAAAAGGTTTCCTAGAGCACCATCACTAAATCTAAGAGAAGAGGTCGTCTTATCATTAGAAAGAGGAACATATAAACCATTTTCATAAACATCAAATTGTACCATATTATATATTAATTCTATAGCATCTTGGTACATCATTTTATCATCAAAAACTTTGCTTACTTCAGAAAGTACCATTCCAATTCCTAAACCTCCAAAAAATAAACCACTATTTTTGCACCATTTGATCTTTCGTAATGTTTCACAATACGGCTTAATAATCTCATTCTCTAATCTATACCTGTAGTTATGATCATTTATCAATTTATATAACTCTAAGGCTATAAATACTAAACCAGATAATCCATCACATAAATAAGGACTAGATATATTTTCTGAGTAATCCATTATAAAACAATATTCTCCATCATCGTACTTAATATTTTTGTTAACCTCTTCTAACAAACTAGAACATTTTTTCAAATAAAAATCATCATTAGTATTCACATATCTTATTAAATAAAACAGACAATGTCCTAACTTCCCTTCAAAAAGACTGTCTTCTTTAACATCAGACTCTGACATCCGTTTCTCTACAAGGTTAACCAATTCATCACTCATTAATGAACCATCAGTAAAAATACAAAGTAAACCTAAGCCTAACACACCAGATTTTATAGATAAATCTGGATATCCACATATCCAATGTTTGATATCTTCATTTGACATTCTAATAACTGATTTAAAATAGGTCTGTATTTCATCTACTAAAAGTTTAGAAAAAGTATAGACTAATCTATTACCCAGTGTAACATCTGGTAAGGTTTGCTTTTCATAATTCTTTTTTCTATATTCAAGTTCTTTAAAATATCTAGGTTTTACAAAAGATGTATTCCTACTAAATCCTCTATCAATTAATTTAGATAATTTAGTTTTCCAATCCAAAGGCTGTCGTATCAACAATATAATTATTTCATAAAAATACCCTAGTTCATTATACTCTGCAAATATTTTAAATTGTGCTAATAAAGTATTGCCTGTTGGATCGTAATTGTTTACAGAATTAATTGGTAACAAATAATTTAGTAAAACATATCCCAATTTATGAAAATCACTATTAAAAGGAACCAAATCTTTTACACTCTCATCATAGAATGTAGGAGTAGCTCCCTTAATATTATCTTTTAACCCATCTTTTACAAAATAGGAGGAACCAAAATCAACAATAACAGGCTCAAGATCACTTTTTATAATAAAATTAGCAGGACTAATATCATTTATAACAACTCCTACCTGATGGATCTTATCTAATAACTCTATGAGGTTCGCAAAGATTTTCTTGGTATCCTCTATTTTTTGATTTATAGCACGGAAAAAATCTAAACTTTGACCTTGTATTTCTTCAAACACTCCAAAAAAATTACCTTCTTCATAGAAAGTCAAAAGCAACCTAGGAACAACTATCCCGTGATTATTAAGAAAAGAAATAATATTGATTTCATTTTGTAATTCACCTATTGAGTCACCATAAACTCCTAAAATATACCTCCTTGCCTCTTTTAAAATAACTACCTCATCTTCATAAATAGAATGGTAAACATTACCGGATGAGGAGGTATGAATAATATCTAATGGAAAAACTGTTACACCCAATGTACTATAAGCAATATCTGCTTCACTAAAATTATCAAAAGGATCATTTTCAAACTTCGGAACACAGAAATAATCTCTCTCATCTTTCACAAAATACCCTTCATTGTCAATCAAATAAGGTATACCATCATTCTCAAATAAACCAAAACGATAATAAATAACTGAATCTTTGAATTGCTTATCAGAGATAATATAAACACCCTGATATCCATCTAATTTAGGATATAAATCCTCTATAATATTTCTGAATTGTTTATCCGACTTGGGATAGATTGTAATAAATTTTCCTGCCTGTCCATAGGGAGCATCTCCTGATAATAAATAATATAATGAATTTAGTTTATCAATATATTTAAAACTAATTTTATTCATTAAAAGATAATCCCCAACAATATTAATAATCATCAAATGATTTTCAATTGTACATGAAATATGGATTTTCCATCCCTGTCTTCTTTCCCTATCAAATATAATATACCTAAAAAATTCATCTCTCACATCTTCACATTTTGGTGACTCTGCAGAAAGAAGATAATCATTCTCATAATAAAACATCTACTCTCCTCCTAACATAAAAGTGAGTCTACAAAATAGACCCACTTTCATTCATGTTTTTAATTAAATTAAACCTTTCATAGGTGCAGGACACTTAGTAGATCGAGCCAGTGATAAGTATTGATCTTTCTTTTTAGGTAGTCGTAGTAAAATGTTCATGATGAAATCCTCCATATTTAATATAATTATATTCGAATACAACTATAGTATATCACCTTTAAACAAATTTGTCAATATATTCTTTAAATTCTGATAATTTCGAAAATTTATCTTTGATAACAAAATAAAAAATACAAACTCAGACATCAACATTCTTTATTTCATCATCACGACTTGGCACAAATTTGGCACAAAAAATTCTCTGAACTATACCTTTACAAAAAATACAAACCTTGATTTAATCGCATTCTGCTATTTTAACTTAACTTATATTTACTTAATAATGACTGTAGGGGGCATATAAAATGCTTTGAAAGTCTTGTTTTAAAGGCTTTTTTTCTTTTTTTTGAGCTAACGACATGAATGGTAAAAAACTAGCCTCCTTATGAACAGCTCCCTGTCAAGTAGACAGTGAAATAATAAAATGATTAAATAGCCTGATTCCTGAATTCAAAAGGAGTCAGGTTGTTTAATTTTGCTTGATACCGTTGTGTATTGTAGAAATCGATGTAGGCTTCTACATCTGTGACTAACTCATCATAGGTCTTATAGTTTTTGAGATGGTAAGACTCTGTCTTGAAATGACCAAAGAAACTTTCAATCGGTGCATTGTCAATACATTTTCCCACACGTGACATAGACAAGGTCAGCCCAGCTTGGTGTGTGATATAACGATATTCCTTCGAGGTGTACTGACTCCCTCGGTCACTATGAATAATTGGTGTAGCACCTGGATTGAGCTCTAAAGCTTTCTTAATCGTCTTCATAACCAATGGATTGTCATTGTTATGACTAATCTCGAAAGCGATGATAGAGCCGTCATACAAGTCTTTGATAGCGCTAAGGTAAGCTTTAGAATTTAGTCCATACTGAAGATAAGTCACATCCGTGCACCATTTCTGATTAGGAGCTGTTGCGGTGAAATCACGATTAAGGATATTTTCTTCGTGAAATCTTTCTCCAACTTTGGTGCAGGACTGTCTAACACGGCGAATAACAGAACGGATACCTAGTATTTTCATCA encodes:
- a CDS encoding protein kinase domain-containing protein; translation: MFYYENDYLLSAESPKCEDVRDEFFRYIIFDRERRQGWKIHISCTIENHLMIINIVGDYLLMNKISFKYIDKLNSLYYLLSGDAPYGQAGKFITIYPKSDKQFRNIIEDLYPKLDGYQGVYIISDKQFKDSVIYYRFGLFENDGIPYLIDNEGYFVKDERDYFCVPKFENDPFDNFSEADIAYSTLGVTVFPLDIIHTSSSGNVYHSIYEDEVVILKEARRYILGVYGDSIGELQNEINIISFLNNHGIVVPRLLLTFYEEGNFFGVFEEIQGQSLDFFRAINQKIEDTKKIFANLIELLDKIHQVGVVINDISPANFIIKSDLEPVIVDFGSSYFVKDGLKDNIKGATPTFYDESVKDLVPFNSDFHKLGYVLLNYLLPINSVNNYDPTGNTLLAQFKIFAEYNELGYFYEIIILLIRQPLDWKTKLSKLIDRGFSRNTSFVKPRYFKELEYRKKNYEKQTLPDVTLGNRLVYTFSKLLVDEIQTYFKSVIRMSNEDIKHWICGYPDLSIKSGVLGLGLLCIFTDGSLMSDELVNLVEKRMSESDVKEDSLFEGKLGHCLFYLIRYVNTNDDFYLKKCSSLLEEVNKNIKYDDGEYCFIMDYSENISSPYLCDGLSGLVFIALELYKLINDHNYRYRLENEIIKPYCETLRKIKWCKNSGLFFGGLGIGMVLSEVSKVFDDKMMYQDAIELIYNMVQFDVYENGLYVPLSNDKTTSSLRFSDGALGNLFVLNIIGV